Within the Candidatus Eremiobacterota bacterium genome, the region GCGGTATCTCCTCGGCGGCGGAAGCGGCGCGCTGATCGCGCTCGCCGGCGGCCGCATCGTCCCCGTGACGCTGCAAGAGATGGTCGATCCGGAGACCGGCCGCGTCCGGGTGCGAATGGTCGACGTGACCACCGAGTCGTACGAGGTCGCGCGCAAGTACATGATCCGGCTGGAGAAGCCGGACCTCACCGAGCCCCGGCTCTCACGCCTCTCGGCCCAAACGAACCTCGACCCCGAAGCCTTCGAGGCGCATTTCCAACGCCTATTCGAAGACGGGGCAGCGTAACATACTTCAGCGCTTCGGCGCGGAGAACGAATCGAGGCGTTGCTCGAGCCTCGCGAGGCGGCGGTCGAAGATGTCCATGCGCTCGTTCAGCGTCGCGTCGGATCCGAGCGCGAGGTAGAAGGGATCGACCGAGAGCTGGTTGGCCAGCCGGAGGCCGACGACGAAGCTGGGGTTTTTTGTGTGGCCCAGTTCCAGCAGTCGAATCGTGCCTTCAGAGACGCCGACCGACGCTGCCAGCGCGGACACGGTAATGCCTTTTTCCTCACGGAGGCGGCGGAGACGGTTCGCGAACGACTCGCTCATGCGAAGACGTCACCCGAAATGCGAAACCGTCGTAGGGCCGTCCGGAGTATTTTAACGAAATGATGCCGCTCCGGCAGGAGGATACTAAACTCTAATCCGAAAATGTGTTCTCCGTACCAGGGAGCGCTGACGGAGAGGCGCACCGAGGCGGTGCGTGCGCGCGACAGCGCCCGCCCCGCGGGGTTTGCATTACGGATCGAGGCGCAGTTCGCCGACGAGCCGCGTAATTTCCTACGGGCGCATTCAGCGCGCCGCGTTCATCGTTGTCGACGGGAGACTTCAGATGACTATCGCGATCCGGTTCTCGCTAGCATTCAAGTTCGGGGGTCGCGCGCGGCGCAGTGCACATCGAACCACGCGGCGCGTACCGAGAAGGCGCGTGTGCCGCTGCGCCTAGACGCCGGTCGGGTACGTCTCGGGTGCTTCGCCGTCCGTGGGCATCGTCTCGGCGCGGTCGAGCGGCTCCAGCGCGCTGGTGCGGTCGAGGTGGACGACGACGTCGAACTGCTGCGGAAGGTCGGCGGTGAAGTAGTGGCTGGCGAGCTCGGTGTTCGGGCGATAGATCACGCCGATCGCGCGTTCGAGCCGCGCGCCGTCGAGCGCCGTGCGCACGCGCGGATCGCGCAACTCCAGCGCGAACGCCGGTCCAACCGAATGCAGCAGGCCTTCATATGACTCCGGCAGCGCTGGGTTCACGTTCATCGTGCGGTGCTGCTCGCCCCAGTCGTCGGCGGCCGTGACGGTGCCGTCGTAGGTGAACTGGCCGACGTTGCAGACCTCACCGCCGTAACGCTCGCGCGCGAGTTGGCCGAGGTTCACCTCGCCCTGACGCCCCATCCGCGTGGCGCGCGCGTCGCCGAGGTGCGAGTTATGTGCCCACACGACTATCTTGTCCGAACCGCGCGTGGTGCGCAGGTGCTCGCGCACGCGGTGCAGCGTCTCGTCCATGTGGCCGTCTCGCACGTTCCAGGAGCTGCGGTCCCAGGCGAACATCGTCCGGTAGTACGCCTCGGCGTCGGCGACGACGCGCGCGTTCGCCTCGGTGATGAACGCCTCGTCGGCCGCCGCGATGCCGTCGACCGCCGCATACGCACGCACGCGTTCGGCAATCGCGCGCATCGCGTCCTGCACGGCGGCGCGGCAGTTCGCGTTGTCGTGCAGCTCAGTCGCGTAGCCGTACCGCTGCGGGTCGTCGCCGAAGCGGTCGAAGCATGCATAGCGCTCGCGCACGGCGACCGCGTTCGGCGGGTCGACGCGCTCCAGGTAGCGCACGATCGCGTCCATCGACGAATGCAAGCTGTAGAGATCGAGGCCGAAGACGCCGGCGCGCCTCTCGGGCGGCCGCGCGAGGTTGCGCGCGCGCAGGCGCTCGACGAAATCACGCGCGACCGTGTTGCGCCACATCCAGGTCGGAAAGCGCCGGAACCCGGCGAGGGCGTCGTCGACGGCACCGTCTCGCGCGCCGGTGACGTAGCGGTGGAGCTCGGCCGCGTCCGGGAGATCGCCTTCGATTGCGACGCCCGCGAAGCCGCGCTCGGCGATCAGCCGTTCGGTGAGCGTCGCGCGCAAAGCGTAGAACTCGTGCGTGCCGTGCGTCGCTTCGCCGACGAGCACGACCTTCGCGTCGCCGACCAGCTCGA harbors:
- a CDS encoding helix-turn-helix transcriptional regulator, producing the protein MSESFANRLRRLREEKGITVSALAASVGVSEGTIRLLELGHTKNPSFVVGLRLANQLSVDPFYLALGSDATLNERMDIFDRRLARLEQRLDSFSAPKR
- a CDS encoding erythromycin esterase family protein, with product MNRDAGALRAAAQPVEALFELVGDAKVVLVGEATHGTHEFYALRATLTERLIAERGFAGVAIEGDLPDAAELHRYVTGARDGAVDDALAGFRRFPTWMWRNTVARDFVERLRARNLARPPERRAGVFGLDLYSLHSSMDAIVRYLERVDPPNAVAVRERYACFDRFGDDPQRYGYATELHDNANCRAAVQDAMRAIAERVRAYAAVDGIAAADEAFITEANARVVADAEAYYRTMFAWDRSSWNVRDGHMDETLHRVREHLRTTRGSDKIVVWAHNSHLGDARATRMGRQGEVNLGQLARERYGGEVCNVGQFTYDGTVTAADDWGEQHRTMNVNPALPESYEGLLHSVGPAFALELRDPRVRTALDGARLERAIGVIYRPNTELASHYFTADLPQQFDVVVHLDRTSALEPLDRAETMPTDGEAPETYPTGV
- a CDS encoding 6-phosphofructokinase produces the protein AQRDAYGHVRLADVPLGMVLRDAVRARVKEIGIDATIVPKDIGYELRSAKPIPFDAEYTRTLGYGAVRYLLGGGSGALIALAGGRIVPVTLQEMVDPETGRVRVRMVDVTTESYEVARKYMIRLEKPDLTEPRLSRLSAQTNLDPEAFEAHFQRLFEDGAA